tttttcagccgGCCCTAAGGACTCGGACAAGCACCGGCTACACACTGAACGAGCTGCCGTGAAAGAGGAGGCGAGATCGAAAAGTCCACTGTCCGGGAGCAGGAGTTCCCTTCTGGAGAAGTACTCAAACCTCCGGGACCCCACCGTCAAGTCATCAGACAGGCCGACCTCAGTTCTGGATAAATACACGCGTGGTGCTTCCAGGGAAAGAAGTCGGGAGCCCGATGCCATTCCGCGTTTCGTCTCCAGCACCTACCCAGGTACAACGGGGGGTAAAACCTACACCAGTGATCATCGCCCAGTCGAGAAAAAAGAACGCGCTGAACATCCTCCCATATCGTACAGGGGCATCCGAGTCCCTTCGGGAAGATCGTCACGTGAACCGAGTCCCGAGATTGCGGGGAGCAAGAGCAGCTGCTACTCCAGAGTTTACTCGAGGGCACCTTCTTACGGCAGGACTGTTTCCGGGGGCCTGCGTGAGTTTTGGTATCCAGTTTTGTTGCAGCGAAAATGTATACAGCTCGGTGAATTAATGTTTCCACCTTTCCAGTCGCCTCAGAGTCCGCGTCAACTCCGGCTACCTCATCCAGGTACAGCGCGGCGGGCACTCGATTCGGTTTGACGCCTCGAAGCAGTGCGGATCACGTTCCAACGGCCATCAGCTACTCCGGTTCGGACAGATTCCGAGCTTCAAGTAGTAAGCGGTCGATGACCCCTCTCAAGGATGACGTAGCTTCATGTGTATCGATGTCGCGTGCAGATGGGCCTCTGCGGAACGATGCTTCTTCGCGAAAGACCGAAGTCGACCCGAAGACGTGCGAGAAATCCGACGCTGCAAACAGTCAGTCTTATAACGATCAACAGGATGACGAGGatgaggtggaggaggaggaggagaacgaggaggcagaggaagaggaagaggaggaagaagagacAGAGGCAGAGGAGGTTGAAACTGTAACGGTTGTAACACGAGGAACTTCGCCTTCGTCATCAACCGCGTCGTCGTACGTTCGATCTCGAAGAGCTGACACCGCGAAAATGATAGAAAAAGAGATAACCAGGCCGAAGCGCCGGCCGGAGATGAAGGACGAAGAGATGCAGTCCGACCGGATGGACGATACGGCAAGATTTTCACGATACGGAGGGGGCCGAGTTACGGTGACCCCGTGGACCTCGTACCTGGGGAAGTATTCACCAAGTTCATCAAAATCATCCGGCTACACCTCACGAAGTTACGGTACCGGGGGTGGGTCGTCTTCTCTACCCTCGAGGATCGGTGGATTCGGATTTCCGAGGTCAGCCGATAGTCGGATCGCGTCTCCAGGAGTCGGTCAAGAGACTCAAAAAGTGCCGAACGATTCTAGTTCCAAAGTACAAAGTAGCGAACAGCGCCCTAGCAGTATTACTAAGCCCTCATCCTCGAACGGCCCTAGTCATTTTAATTCTACTACAAACGTTGTGAGAACCGTCGTGCCCGTTCCCAGTCGCGAAGAATCCCCTACAAAGACGGACGGGTTTGGCTCTGGTTCGCTGAGTGATCAAAAATCCGACTCACTCTACGAAGACGAGAGCTGTTCGGGATCAAAGAGTTCCATACCAAAAATCGAAGCAACAAACCAAAGAACAAGTTCGCCGCCAAAGATTGAGACTCTTTCTGGGTCAAAAACAGAATGTAAATTGACCAAGTCATCCTCGAGTTGTGATTTTTCACCATTAAAGGGTGAAAATGCTAATAACCGACACAGATCGACCCCAAAACTGGATAGCGTCCGTTCTGCCTATGACGAGTCACTCCACCGGCGTGAAGGTACGCCAGGGAGGAAAGAAAATTCCCAGTCTCGCAGGGACTCGCTGTCAAAATCGGATAGCGGTTCTTCGCACAGCGGTAGACAGTTGTCTGGAAACAATTCGGGGAAAAATGTTTCTCGACAAATATCCCGGACCGATTCCTCCGACAGTGCTGCCAACGCGTCAAATGGAAGATCCAAATCTTCTTCGGCCAGTTCAATGACGAGCCTGAGTGCAAAAATAAGAACGACGCCTTCGCCGTTGTCGGGGAAATCTAGCTTGGGAAGTACACGTCAGAGTACTCCAGTGGACGGAGGAGCTCGGGGAAAACCACCGGTGCCAAAAAGCGACAGTGGGGGAACCGCGAAGACGTCTGCGAAGTATATCAACAAAGATTTTCGTAAGTCAGCGTTGAACATGGAGAGTGGGGAAACGTCGCGATCGAAACTGGAACGGAAACGTTTGAAGAAACGTCGAAGCGCGTCGATAAGTTCTCAGGACTCGCAGTCCGAGCCGAATTCAGAGTCGATACATCAGGTCGCCTCATCGGGATCCTCAACATCGGTCAAATCGAATCAGTCTGGGTCTAAACTGAAGCTACCATCGACCATGTTGAAGGGCTCGATTCCGAGAGTTGGCAATCCACAGCAACGTGGCAGCCCCGTAGCTTCCGCTCAGGAAGGAAGGAGCAACAGAAGCTTTTCGAAGTCACCGCCGAACAGAAGGAAGAATCAGTCAGGAAGCGCAACCTCCAGTTCGGAAAGTATAACCTCCTCCAGCTCGTCGAGCAGCGAAGAGGAAGATGCGGAGCAGCGCTCCAGTTCCCGGCGAAGACGGAGAAGAGCCGCAAGTTCACCCGTCGACAAGAGATGTCGAAGCAGCGTAGGTTCGTCGCGAACTAGCGTCCTGGCGTCTTCGGCCGACGAGCTATCCTTGACCACAGACAGACCGCCACGTCCACCAGCGAGCCCAAAGTCTCGTAGCGAGGTTTCGGGGAAAACGGAAGAGGCGAAGTCGTTCCTTATGAGGGCACTAGCCCCTGTAactaatttgttcaaaatgaAGCACCCCGATTCCGGGGAGCTGAAGGCCGGCTGGCCGGCTAATTCCACCTCGGATGTTAGCGAAGCATCGAAAAAGACCGGAGGTCACGGTATGTCCCTTTCCAAGTCCATCACCCAGTCATTGTCAAAGAGTCTAAGCTTCACGAACTCGGAGAAGATCGAGAAGAAGCGGAAGGCCCACAAACTGACGCATCAGGTTTCCGGGGAAAAGGCATGGTGGATGGATCCTAGTTCGGACAACGTGCCAGAgggtgttgaaaaaatgagcGTTCACAGCGATGATATTAGCCAAGACACAACTGCCAGCAACGTTCTTTCTGACGACGGTAAGTCAGTCGCTTATGCGAAGgcaattatttcatttataccACGTCTCCTTTCATTCTGCCCCCGACAGGTAACTTTAAGCTGAAGATCTGGCGGCAAGATTCGAGTGACAAAGCGTGCTGGCTGGACGCGAACGAAAATATCCCGGATGATCTCAGAAAAGAGTCGTCGCCAAACTCTCGAGGTAGCACCAAGTCCGAGCGGCGTAATCGAATAAAGCACCAACAGTCGGGGGAGCGTGCGTGGTGGATGAACGAGGACCCGGAAAGTGTTCCCGAGGGTGTCGAGGTGATACTCCCGGCCCGTCGAACGTCGCCACCACAGAACGACGAGaattcgaataatttcaaCCAGAAAGAGATCAGCAAAATAAGACACATCGACTCTGGGGAAAGGGCGTGGTGGATGGACAGCTCGGTGAACGTGCCAGAGGGAGTTGAAACAATACGCGTGGATACTTCGATCAGCACTTCTGACTCCTCGGAATCCCTCGAAAACGTCGAGATTGGCCCCGTGCCACCACCGGAAGTGCAACTTAAGAGAAGTTTGTCTAGGTTTCCAATTGAATTCCCACCGCCTCCACCCGACGAACCACTCGGAGATCGCGCCAGCCCCGAAGGGGTGAGTTCCTCGTTTTAAATTACCCACGTCGTTTCGCACGTTATATCGGTATACTCGGGCGTTGAGGACTTTGCAGTTTCAGCGAGAAGTTGGTACTTTGTCAAgcataaattatttcacgatcTGGCGCAGAATATCGATCTCATCTATTGTAGGTACTCAGAGGCTGGTGGCGACAATAAAACACGCAACTtggattattcaaaattttacttttaacGATTAAAAGGTCTGTACGCATCGTTTACATTTTTAATCATTGGATCTTTAgacttacaaaatatttttcaacgtgtATACGCTATACATTAATACAGATAAATCGAAATCATTCTCACGTCACAGCGGCTGACCCACGCGTAGGCGGTGAAAGAAATAGACGGGGTGGCCTGAAGACGAGACGACTTCACttattaaaatcaatttcgcACGCCCAATCACTACGAATTCATGTCGCAGGTTGAAAATCCTCCAGATCCACCGGACAGTTACGGTGGGCGGAATTCTCCGTACGACAACGTGAAGCCTGGGGTTGAATCAGCCATGAGGAGATCACAGCCCAGGAAGCGGCCATCAACTCTGCCGCTGTTCATCGGCAACCATACCAACATCGACGACCTGCTCGGTGTTACCGCGATTCCACAACACAGTCCGTTGACCTCCCGGATCCACATGAAGGAGTGCAGCCAAGGTGGGTGTGGCTGAATATTGCTCGATGATTACTGCTAGAACGTATCAGCCGACATGATTGGTCTTTGATAATCTTCGTCTTGAAAGTTCATCGCtaaatgaaataaatcgaCGTCAATAGCGCCAAAAATGGGATGCTCGGGATCAGTTGCGATAGTCACTCTAGCGCAAATAAGAAGGGCGTGCATGGAGGGTGTTTGGGGGTTGCGCTCTTAAGGGGGCAGGAATGACGTGGAGTTGCTGCTCAGATTTTTCGGGAACCAGCGCTTGAGATATCAACAGTTTAACTTTCGGATCCGAGAAAATTACTGCGATTACGGTTGTACGTGATAGATGGATTCCTGCCTCCTGAATTAGTTCCCGGCCCCAAATGTTGTTCACAATGTCATTGCCCTCCCGCCTCGATTGATCCAAGTTTGGAACCGGAAGTAAAGATTGATGAACCAAAACTGTCACATGGTTTCAGAATCGTCCGAGGAAAGCTCCGAGTGTGAGGAAATAGACGCGGATCAGGTCATTATTCACGATAGCACTCCGCAGATCCCGGTCATACGCCGAAGAAATAGGTAAACTTGCCGCATTTCTGTTTTTCTGCCCATTCTCAACAAGAATGCTTAAAGCCTTATTTGTATCAATGctgttaatattttcattctttcaggGACTTGGACAGGCCTCAACCGGATGGCTACATCCCAGTGAGTACTTGCCAAATTTTATCCGCGTATTTGTTAATTGGTCACTTTATTACACTCCGTTTACGTACCTTACTAAGAGGCTTATCGAATGCGTATTGTTAGTTACTGCACCATCTTTGGTCACCCTTGTATTATATAATGTTTTAGTTGTTCCTAGTACTATAAACTTATCCAATTATTGAATCCGATACTAAAACATCCCCTGCATATGATATTAAATGGAGCTGCTTGATAATCGATTGTTTAAAAAGCAATGTTAATACTGATGAAAGGAGAATTAACCTTTTTGTACCATTTGAGGCGACGCCCTCGTTTACATGCAATTTTTATTGGGCACGAATGGATCAAAGGGTGGCCAGAGACAGTACTAAAGTGGTAAAAAACAGTGCATGTACCCTGTAATGAAGAACTATTTACTATCGGAAAATTTGTTGATTTGGCAGTCCGATATTATCGTACCTCGATTTAGATAACATTTTTGTATCTACTCAAACGCACGTACGCTTATGGACAAAATTAATGATTAAACATTTGACGACGACTGAATATTATGACGACATCAGACGTGCCAAGGGGGTGCGAACACAACTTCgttgcaatatatatatacatatagatgcTAGGTAGTAACCAGATCTCATGAAAATACGTGACTCCGGTGTGGCAGGGGTGCCGCATTCCGTCGCCCCTTTCGTAATTGTGCGGTAAAAACGTAATCAGTCGACTCGGCACGTATTATCGTAATACGTTACTACACAAGTACGATGCACGTGCGTCTACGTTGCGACGATGTGAGGGTGGAACGCGCAATACGTTGCCACGATACGCTTGAGTACTCGGTTGGCGGGTTTATAGTTACGTACGGTCATACGTATACCTGCTTGTACCCACCAGTCTACCGAGGCGCGAATCGCAAATGCACCGGGGACACATTCAACCCCCGATATATGCCAAGCATCCTTGGCGTTGGTGATATCAGCTTGAAATCGGGTGACATTCGTGctctaaaatatttttcaactcgaCGTCTGAGCTGTGACGCCTTCCACTTAACGTGGCACGCTGCTTTCATcccaggaaaaaaaataattttatcattgtaTCTGGAATTATGGATTTATTCCAGTCGCGATTGTGGCCCTGCGACtccatacataggtataactTATTAGTAAATGAGTATTCGTATTTTCATAATCCGTGTATCTCTAAATACGTTTTTCGCAGATTTATTGTTGAAAAGGTAACTGGTTTCACTACATAGATAAAAGTATCATTCTCAAGAATAACATGTAGGCGAGAATTTTCATACACGCGGATAATCGAGTGTCTGTTTTTGGAACAAAATTCATGACCTACGTGATAAGTTTGTTTTACAAATTGTCGAAGTTCCTCAGAATCACGACATTAGTCAGTTTTCCTTCCGAGTTTCTGGTGAGAATCCATGATATCTTTACCCCTGAAACGGTAGGTATACATCTGGGTTCCACGCTTGAAACATCATGGATAGACTAGAC
The sequence above is drawn from the Neodiprion pinetum isolate iyNeoPine1 chromosome 2, iyNeoPine1.2, whole genome shotgun sequence genome and encodes:
- the LOC124212329 gene encoding serine-rich adhesin for platelets, producing the protein MSSYKSYVPWSKRERENSYSSTKSDSSTQQQNDASGYKSRTNSALGANAFGRGTSTASQLPSYRTSYSTVSPANSNRATSKERTLPSYGSSYTKREKDKQEERPTYKYVAGPKDSDKHRLHTERAAVKEEARSKSPLSGSRSSLLEKYSNLRDPTVKSSDRPTSVLDKYTRGASRERSREPDAIPRFVSSTYPGTTGGKTYTSDHRPVEKKERAEHPPISYRGIRVPSGRSSREPSPEIAGSKSSCYSRVYSRAPSYGRTVSGGLLASESASTPATSSRYSAAGTRFGLTPRSSADHVPTAISYSGSDRFRASSSKRSMTPLKDDVASCVSMSRADGPLRNDASSRKTEVDPKTCEKSDAANSQSYNDQQDDEDEVEEEEENEEAEEEEEEEEETEAEEVETVTVVTRGTSPSSSTASSYVRSRRADTAKMIEKEITRPKRRPEMKDEEMQSDRMDDTARFSRYGGGRVTVTPWTSYLGKYSPSSSKSSGYTSRSYGTGGGSSSLPSRIGGFGFPRSADSRIASPGVGQETQKVPNDSSSKVQSSEQRPSSITKPSSSNGPSHFNSTTNVVRTVVPVPSREESPTKTDGFGSGSLSDQKSDSLYEDESCSGSKSSIPKIEATNQRTSSPPKIETLSGSKTECKLTKSSSSCDFSPLKGENANNRHRSTPKLDSVRSAYDESLHRREGTPGRKENSQSRRDSLSKSDSGSSHSGRQLSGNNSGKNVSRQISRTDSSDSAANASNGRSKSSSASSMTSLSAKIRTTPSPLSGKSSLGSTRQSTPVDGGARGKPPVPKSDSGGTAKTSAKYINKDFRKSALNMESGETSRSKLERKRLKKRRSASISSQDSQSEPNSESIHQVASSGSSTSVKSNQSGSKLKLPSTMLKGSIPRVGNPQQRGSPVASAQEGRSNRSFSKSPPNRRKNQSGSATSSSESITSSSSSSSEEEDAEQRSSSRRRRRRAASSPVDKRCRSSVGSSRTSVLASSADELSLTTDRPPRPPASPKSRSEVSGKTEEAKSFLMRALAPVTNLFKMKHPDSGELKAGWPANSTSDVSEASKKTGGHGMSLSKSITQSLSKSLSFTNSEKIEKKRKAHKLTHQVSGEKAWWMDPSSDNVPEGVEKMSVHSDDISQDTTASNVLSDDGNFKLKIWRQDSSDKACWLDANENIPDDLRKESSPNSRGSTKSERRNRIKHQQSGERAWWMNEDPESVPEGVEVILPARRTSPPQNDENSNNFNQKEISKIRHIDSGERAWWMDSSVNVPEGVETIRVDTSISTSDSSESLENVEIGPVPPPEVQLKRSLSRFPIEFPPPPPDEPLGDRASPEGVENPPDPPDSYGGRNSPYDNVKPGVESAMRRSQPRKRPSTLPLFIGNHTNIDDLLGVTAIPQHSPLTSRIHMKECSQESSEESSECEEIDADQVIIHDSTPQIPVIRRRNRDLDRPQPDGYIPKKPCTREFRFCCRTGGNRIVLPVPARVHVTSATSSRTSSSSFSYVRTGVILGSEPGCMRNRREGSWMPSPVMALDFGGCR